A region from the Sphingopyxis lindanitolerans genome encodes:
- the hpaH gene encoding 2-oxo-hept-4-ene-1,7-dioate hydratase, which yields MDDETVASLARELDVAEASQTPVRQLSLRFPQMTIEDGYRIARTWVELKKAAGRRSIGRKIGLTSRAMQASAGITEPDYGTLLDDMAFEEGSEIPIDRFINPKVEVELAFILSRPLGGPDVTTRAVLAATEYVVPSVEIIDSRVQPIDAETGSARKIQDTIADNAANAGIVLGGRPIRPDAIDLRWAGAILSRNAVIEETGIAAGVLNHPARGVAWLANRLSQWGEELQAGEILLGGSFTRPVPVSRGDVISADYGRLGSIAMRFV from the coding sequence ATGGACGACGAGACTGTTGCATCGCTCGCGCGTGAACTGGATGTCGCCGAGGCGAGCCAAACACCCGTCCGGCAGTTGTCGCTTCGCTTCCCTCAGATGACGATAGAAGATGGATATCGCATCGCCCGCACGTGGGTTGAGCTCAAGAAGGCGGCGGGACGTCGGTCCATTGGCCGCAAGATTGGTCTGACATCGCGTGCGATGCAGGCGTCTGCTGGTATCACCGAGCCCGACTATGGCACGTTGCTCGATGACATGGCGTTCGAGGAGGGGAGCGAAATTCCCATCGATCGCTTCATCAATCCGAAGGTCGAAGTCGAATTGGCCTTCATCCTCTCCCGGCCGCTGGGTGGTCCCGATGTGACGACACGGGCTGTTCTCGCTGCCACTGAATATGTAGTGCCCTCCGTGGAGATCATCGACAGCCGGGTTCAGCCGATCGACGCGGAGACCGGAAGCGCTCGTAAAATCCAGGATACGATTGCCGACAACGCGGCAAATGCCGGGATCGTCCTCGGCGGTCGGCCCATCCGGCCGGACGCCATCGACCTGCGATGGGCCGGCGCCATATTGTCTCGCAATGCCGTCATCGAGGAAACAGGAATTGCGGCTGGCGTGCTAAACCATCCAGCGCGAGGGGTCGCGTGGTTGGCAAATCGCTTGTCGCAGTGGGGAGAAGAGTTACAGGCGGGCGAAATCCTGCTGGGCGGTTCTTTTACCCGCCCGGTCCCTGTGTCGCGCGGCGACGTGATATCTGCGGATTATGGCAGGCTTGGCTCGATCGCGATGCGGTTTGTCTGA
- a CDS encoding alpha/beta fold hydrolase, which produces MGSDVIREEKIEGRGLTSHTMIAGDPKNPAILLLHGAGPGAHAASNWRHLMPDLAENFFVIAPDLIGFGQSTIPDPFPDNVMAWIGVRVEQCLGLIDALEIDSAHIVGNSMGGALTLQLLSETPERFDKVILMGSIGAPAPRTPELVRLLSFYSDPRPARYRQLMHSFAYDADKFEGMEEIVSSRYQIATDPAVMSIASKMIDSMKVGIETLAMPPSILGKLPHDVLIFHGRQDRIVPLDTSLYLLEHLQHAELYVLDRSGHWSQLERWDIMRPMLERHFGARDWTTA; this is translated from the coding sequence ATGGGTTCGGATGTCATCCGGGAAGAGAAAATCGAAGGACGCGGGCTTACGTCGCACACGATGATCGCCGGCGATCCCAAGAATCCTGCCATATTACTTCTGCATGGCGCCGGGCCGGGTGCGCACGCCGCATCAAACTGGCGCCACCTAATGCCCGATCTCGCCGAAAATTTCTTCGTGATCGCACCCGATCTGATCGGATTTGGCCAGTCCACCATACCGGATCCGTTCCCGGACAATGTCATGGCGTGGATCGGTGTCCGCGTCGAACAATGCCTCGGACTGATCGACGCGCTTGAGATCGACAGCGCCCATATCGTCGGAAATTCGATGGGCGGCGCGCTGACACTGCAGCTTCTGAGCGAAACGCCCGAACGATTCGATAAGGTCATCCTCATGGGGTCGATCGGTGCCCCGGCGCCGCGGACGCCCGAGTTGGTTCGGCTGCTCTCCTTTTATTCCGATCCGCGCCCAGCGCGATATCGCCAGCTGATGCACAGCTTCGCCTATGACGCGGACAAGTTCGAAGGAATGGAAGAGATCGTATCGTCGCGCTATCAAATTGCGACCGATCCCGCTGTCATGTCCATCGCGTCGAAGATGATCGATTCGATGAAGGTCGGGATCGAAACGCTTGCAATGCCGCCGTCGATCTTGGGCAAGCTTCCGCACGACGTGCTGATTTTTCACGGCAGGCAGGACCGGATCGTACCTCTCGATACGAGCCTCTATCTGCTTGAACATCTCCAGCATGCCGAACTTTATGTTCTCGACAGGTCGGGACACTGGAGCCAGCTCGAGCGATGGGACATCATGCGCCCGATGCTCGAACGCCATTTTGGCGCACGCGACTGGACGACGGCCTGA
- a CDS encoding aromatic-ring-hydroxylating dioxygenase subunit beta yields MTLAPENFNRALDDLLVADADALDSKDMQRWLSNYVEEDDASYICLSRENEEQGLALGFMYDDCHARLLDRVTYITKIWAGTFQDYRTRRFVQRVAADRIDDNTWKARSNFSVFMTPEDSGVSEVLATGQYEDLVREGEDGDLKLLSRRTLLDTTVLPRYLVYPI; encoded by the coding sequence ATGACCTTGGCGCCCGAAAACTTTAATCGCGCGCTCGACGACTTGCTCGTCGCGGACGCGGACGCACTCGACAGCAAGGATATGCAGCGCTGGCTATCCAACTATGTGGAAGAGGACGACGCATCCTATATCTGTCTGTCGCGTGAAAATGAGGAACAGGGGCTCGCGCTGGGCTTCATGTACGACGACTGCCACGCGCGCCTGCTCGACCGAGTGACCTATATCACGAAGATATGGGCCGGGACATTTCAGGACTATCGAACTCGGCGTTTCGTTCAGCGCGTCGCGGCGGACCGAATTGATGATAACACCTGGAAAGCGCGGTCCAACTTCAGCGTGTTCATGACGCCCGAAGACAGCGGCGTGTCCGAAGTCCTCGCGACAGGGCAATATGAGGATCTCGTTCGGGAAGGCGAGGATGGAGATCTGAAGCTCCTTTCCCGCCGTACCCTCCTCGATACGACGGTACTACCCCGCTATCTGGTCTATCCGATCTAG
- a CDS encoding aromatic ring-hydroxylating oxygenase subunit alpha, with protein MTKLDLDWPHNFNEIPKEVFVRKDVYDTELQRIFHGEEWHPVCHESEIPERGDFKTFRLAGIPLLIARGDDGVVRAFFNACSHRGNQLETAPMGNKQEFECPYHRWLFSTRGDLVGCPNQREFVPGFNRSDYPLAQPRMESVYGVVFVTMSARTEPLLECLGSIVETLRELVGGDGRLKLLGYQKVRYNTNWKSYTDNDGYHAPLLHQAFNLLNWQGGKGRQFTSTKRGHIGFESELSVARGDTMLEDPSIIEFKGQDPSVGSRIVSLFPTFVATKHLDVINLRFATPIDHERVEVHYAYFAHADDDEEMVRHRLRQSSNLLGPSGLISMEDASIFHRIHIGNHTPGAAIFQKGVRDKEKIEDEFLQNDESGNLPRWEYYREIMGFERRAA; from the coding sequence ATGACGAAGCTAGATTTAGACTGGCCTCACAATTTCAATGAGATTCCGAAGGAAGTTTTCGTACGCAAGGACGTTTACGACACCGAACTGCAGCGCATTTTTCATGGCGAGGAGTGGCATCCGGTTTGCCATGAGAGCGAGATCCCGGAACGGGGGGATTTCAAGACGTTTCGTCTCGCCGGTATTCCCCTGCTGATCGCGCGCGGCGATGATGGTGTCGTTCGCGCCTTCTTCAACGCCTGCTCGCACCGCGGGAACCAGCTCGAAACCGCTCCAATGGGGAACAAGCAGGAATTCGAATGCCCATATCATCGCTGGCTGTTCAGCACGCGGGGGGACCTGGTAGGGTGTCCGAACCAGCGCGAGTTCGTGCCTGGCTTCAACCGCTCCGACTATCCCTTGGCCCAACCCCGGATGGAGAGCGTCTACGGCGTCGTGTTCGTTACCATGTCCGCTCGAACCGAACCCCTTCTCGAATGCCTCGGATCGATCGTGGAAACGCTCCGCGAGCTCGTGGGGGGGGACGGCCGCCTCAAGCTGCTCGGCTACCAGAAGGTCCGGTACAACACGAACTGGAAGTCCTATACCGACAATGACGGCTATCATGCACCGCTCCTGCACCAGGCCTTCAATCTCCTGAACTGGCAGGGCGGTAAGGGGCGCCAGTTCACCAGTACGAAACGGGGCCATATAGGCTTTGAATCCGAGCTGTCGGTTGCCCGCGGCGATACGATGCTCGAAGATCCGTCGATCATCGAGTTCAAGGGGCAGGACCCCTCCGTCGGATCCCGGATCGTCAGCCTCTTTCCGACCTTCGTTGCAACGAAGCATCTGGACGTTATCAACCTGCGGTTCGCGACGCCCATCGATCATGAGCGGGTCGAAGTGCATTACGCTTATTTTGCGCATGCCGATGACGATGAGGAGATGGTGCGGCACCGCTTGCGCCAAAGTTCGAACCTCTTGGGTCCGAGCGGCCTGATCAGCATGGAAGACGCGTCGATTTTTCACCGGATTCATATCGGGAATCACACGCCGGGCGCGGCCATCTTTCAAAAAGGTGTCCGTGACAAAGAGAAGATCGAGGACGAGTTCCTTCAGAACGACGAGAGCGGAAATCTTCCGAGATGGGAATATTATCGGGAAATAATGGGTTTCGAAAGGCGCGCAGCATGA
- a CDS encoding dihydrodipicolinate synthase family protein: MRSRLLRPDDIKGAWAIVPTPATENASDWRAQNTVDLDEAARVVNGLIDAGIDGILSMGTLGEAATLTHGEKLDYMRAIVDAAGGRVPVFVGTTCLNTRDTIALTREALALGADGTMLGIPMWCAPALDVSVQFYRDVAEAVPEMNIAIYANPEAFKFDFPRAFWAQVAEIPQVVTAKYIGIGTLLADLAAVKGNIKLLPIDFDYYAAARMVDEIDAFWSSGAVCHPLVTTSLRDIVAKARASGDWAAARALQARLGPTAAPLFPNGSFKEFSTYNIGLEKARMDAAGWMKAGPVRPPYHLVPEPFLAGARKSGTMWADLGRELEREQSTPLSLEAIP; the protein is encoded by the coding sequence ATGCGCAGCCGGCTGCTCCGACCCGATGATATCAAAGGCGCCTGGGCCATCGTGCCGACGCCCGCTACCGAAAACGCCTCGGACTGGCGCGCTCAGAATACGGTCGACCTGGATGAAGCCGCGCGGGTGGTGAACGGGCTGATCGATGCTGGAATTGACGGCATTCTCAGCATGGGAACTCTGGGAGAGGCGGCAACGCTCACCCACGGTGAAAAGCTCGATTATATGCGAGCGATTGTCGATGCGGCCGGCGGCCGCGTTCCCGTGTTCGTGGGCACGACCTGCCTTAACACGCGCGATACGATCGCCCTGACCCGGGAAGCGCTTGCGCTTGGCGCCGACGGGACCATGCTTGGCATTCCAATGTGGTGCGCGCCCGCGCTCGACGTTTCCGTGCAATTCTATCGCGACGTCGCCGAGGCGGTCCCCGAAATGAATATCGCCATTTACGCCAACCCCGAAGCGTTTAAGTTCGATTTTCCGCGGGCATTCTGGGCGCAGGTCGCGGAAATTCCCCAGGTCGTAACCGCGAAATATATCGGAATCGGTACACTGCTGGCCGATCTTGCGGCCGTGAAGGGCAATATCAAGCTACTCCCCATCGATTTCGATTATTATGCGGCGGCGCGGATGGTCGACGAGATCGATGCCTTCTGGTCCAGTGGCGCCGTTTGCCATCCGCTCGTGACGACGAGTTTGCGCGATATTGTCGCGAAGGCGAGGGCAAGCGGCGACTGGGCGGCCGCGCGGGCGCTGCAGGCGCGTCTGGGCCCCACCGCCGCGCCCCTGTTCCCGAATGGGAGCTTCAAGGAATTTTCAACTTATAACATCGGCCTCGAGAAGGCCCGAATGGACGCTGCAGGGTGGATGAAAGCGGGACCAGTTCGGCCGCCGTATCATCTCGTACCCGAGCCGTTTCTGGCCGGGGCGCGCAAATCCGGCACGATGTGGGCCGACCTGGGACGCGAGCTGGAACGCGAGCAATCCACGCCATTATCATTGGAGGCAATCCCATGA